A stretch of Actinomycetota bacterium DNA encodes these proteins:
- a CDS encoding ATP-binding cassette domain-containing protein, producing MDHPYLEVKNLIHEYDGKRVLSIDELRIYQGEIFAIIGPNGAGKSTLLRILNLLERPSQGKIIFQGMVIEPSTDKLPLRRKMVMVFQEPLLFNGTVFENVAYGLKLRRYPKMEIEERVNRLLIKFNIHQL from the coding sequence GTGGATCATCCGTACCTGGAGGTAAAAAACCTAATACATGAGTATGATGGCAAGCGAGTCTTGTCCATCGATGAGTTAAGGATTTATCAGGGAGAGATTTTTGCCATCATTGGACCCAATGGAGCTGGCAAAAGTACGTTGCTCAGAATATTGAATTTGTTGGAGAGACCATCTCAAGGGAAGATCATTTTTCAGGGGATGGTCATCGAACCTTCCACAGATAAGTTGCCCTTGAGGCGAAAAATGGTCATGGTTTTCCAGGAACCACTCCTCTTCAATGGCACCGTCTTTGAAAACGTGGCATATGGCTTAAAGTTGAGGAGGTATCCAAAAATGGAGATCGAGGAGAGGGTCAATCGGCTTTTGATCAAATTCAATATTCACCAGCT
- a CDS encoding ABC transporter permease has protein sequence MELIWEGIKKAVLLLITGDREVIEIALLSLKVSGGAVLISILLGIPLGMFLALTSFPGRRILVAAVNTGMGLPPVVAGLFVCMFLWRSGPLGFFGVLYTPTAMVIAQVLIAAPIVAGLTIAAIQQLDPELRLQALSLGASRGQMLVTLIKEARLPTLAAIMAGFGGVISEVGAVMMVGGNIKGQTRVLTTATVMETRMGHFDIAIALSVILLVLAFIVNLILTEIQQRGAAPWIIRTWR, from the coding sequence TCTGGGAAGGCATAAAAAAAGCGGTTCTACTCCTGATCACCGGAGATCGAGAGGTTATAGAGATCGCTCTCCTTTCCCTAAAGGTCTCAGGTGGTGCGGTTTTAATCTCCATACTTCTGGGTATTCCGTTAGGTATGTTTCTCGCCCTTACATCATTTCCTGGGAGGAGGATTTTGGTTGCCGCCGTCAACACGGGCATGGGTCTCCCACCCGTAGTGGCTGGTCTCTTCGTGTGCATGTTTCTCTGGCGGAGTGGACCACTGGGATTTTTTGGAGTACTCTATACCCCGACAGCTATGGTCATCGCCCAAGTACTCATCGCTGCACCAATCGTGGCTGGTTTGACGATTGCTGCGATTCAGCAACTCGATCCGGAGTTAAGATTACAGGCTTTATCCCTGGGAGCATCTCGCGGCCAGATGCTCGTGACCCTCATTAAGGAAGCTCGCCTCCCCACTCTGGCTGCGATCATGGCTGGTTTTGGTGGAGTTATCTCCGAAGTGGGAGCGGTAATGATGGTGGGAGGCAATATAAAGGGTCAAACAAGGGTCTTGACCACGGCGACGGTGATGGAGACCAGAATGGGGCACTTCGACATCGCCATAGCTTTAAGTGTGATTCTTTTAGTCTTGGCTTTCATCGTTAATCTGATCCTTACCGAGATTCAGCAAAGGGGAGCTGCTCCGTGGATCATCCGTACCTGGAGGTAA